In Carya illinoinensis cultivar Pawnee chromosome 16, C.illinoinensisPawnee_v1, whole genome shotgun sequence, a single window of DNA contains:
- the LOC122298838 gene encoding uncharacterized protein LOC122298838, which translates to MGETLEELCQRLSLSEQEKEEIIVNEGLLEESKQRGEHCLLVSLLTEKPYNREAFKQTLKKIWHPVKKIWVKDLGSKPFLVEFEDQKEKARVQCEGPWSFDRNLILMQNYTREVQATRVQISTAAFWIRLYDLPLGAMNEKVVSKIGNSIGVVEKIDVEKDEVAWGEFIRIGILLDVTKPLLQGKCINLGNHGSCWVCFTYERLPTFCYACGRLGHSHKDYSIWKNDQGTCKEDNLPWSMVASVWFPWECLQPHEKQPVQGRGPTITVPVLQSKVLAPN; encoded by the coding sequence ATGGGGGAAACTTTAGAAGAATTATGTCAGAGGTTGTCCCTGTCGGAGCAAGAAAAAGAGGAGATTATAGTGAATGAAGGGCTGCTCGAAGAATCTAAGCAAAGGGGTGAACATTGTTTATTAGTCTCATTATTAACGGAAAAACCTTACAACCGTGAGGCTTTCAAGCAAACTTTGAAGAAAATTTGGCATCCTGTAAAAAAGATATGGGTGAAGGATTTGGGGTCAAAACCTTTTCTAGTGGAGTTTGAAGATCAGAAGGAAAAGGCTAGAGTGCAATGTGAGGGTCCTTGGTCCTTTGATAGAAATCTGATTTTGATGCAGAATTATACAAGGGAAGTACAGGCAACTAGAGTTCAAATATCAACAGCGGCTTTTTGGATTAGGTTATATGATCTTCCTTTGGGAGCTATGAATGAGAAGGTGGTGAGTAAGATTGGTAACAGCATTGGTGTAGTGGAGAAGATTGACGTTGAAAAGGATGAAGTTGCATGGGGTGAGTTTATTAGAATCGGGATACTCTTGGATGTTACAAAACCTTTGTTGCAAGGAAAATGTATAAATTTGGGCAATCATGGTAGCTGCTGGGTTTGTTTTACGTATGAGAGATTGCCTACATTCTGTTATGCTTGTGGTCGCTTGGGTCATAGTCATAAGGACTATagcatttggaagaatgatCAAGGAACATGTAAGGAAGACAACCTTCCATGGTCCATGGTTGCAAGTGTTTGGTTTCCCTGGGAATGCCTACAACCCCATGAGAAGCAACCTGTGCAAGGCAGAGGTCCTACTATAACGGTTCCAGTGCTGCAATCAAAGGTGTTAGCACCAAATTAG